One window from the genome of Cervus elaphus chromosome 8, mCerEla1.1, whole genome shotgun sequence encodes:
- the LIN28A gene encoding protein lin-28 homolog A produces MGSVSNQQFAGGCAKAPEEAPEDAARAAEEPQLLHGAGICKWFNVRMGFGFLSMTARAGVALDPPVDVFVHQSKLHMEGFRSLKEGEAVEFTFKKSAKGLESIRVTGPGGVFCIGSERRPKGKNMQKRRSKGDRCYNCGGLDHHAKECKLPPQPKKCHFCQSINHMVASCPLKAQQAPSSQGKPAYFREEEEEIHSSAMLPEAQN; encoded by the exons ATGGGCTCTGTGTCAAACCAGCAATTCGCAG GTGGCTGCGCCAAAGCGCCGGAGGAGGCGCCGGAGGACGCGGCCCGCGCGGCGGAGGAGCCGCAGCTGCTGCACGGTGCCGGCATCTGTAAGTGGTTCAACGTGCGCATGGGGTTCGGCTTCCTGTCCATGACCGCCCGCGCAGGGGTCGCGCTCGACCCCCCGGTGGATGTCTTTGTGCACCAG AGTAAGCTGCACATGGAGGGCTTCCGGAGCCTGAAGGAGGGTGAGGCCGTGGAGTTCACCTTTAAGAAGTCTGCCAAGGGCCTGGAATCTATCCGAGTCACCGGCCCTGGTGGGGTGTTCTGTATTGGGAGTGAAAGGCGACCCAAAGGGAAGAATATGCAGAAACGCAGATCAAAGGGAGACAG GTGCTACAACTGTGGAGGTCTAGACCATCATGCCAAGGAATGCAAACTGCCACCCCAGCCAAAGAAGTGCCATTTCTGCCAGAGCATCAACCATATGGTAGCCTCGTGCCCACTGAAAGCCCAGCAagctcccagctcccagggaAAGCCAGCCTACTTtcgggaggaggaagaagagatccATAGCTCTGCCATGCTCCCAGAGGCTCAGAATTGA